In Pseudomonas sp. MYb327, one DNA window encodes the following:
- a CDS encoding fatty acid--CoA ligase, translated as MLQTRVIPPAEGAYQYPLLIKRLLMSGARYEKTREIVYRDQLRYSYPTLIERVARLANVLTAAGVKPGDTVAVMDWDSHRYLECMFAIPMIGAVIHTINVRLSPEQILYTMNHAVDRFVLVNSEFVGLYNAIAGHLTTVEKTLLLTDLPEKNAELPNLIGEYEQLLASASPQYDFQDFDENSVATTFYTTGTTGNPKGVYFTHRQLVLHTMGVSTIMGAIDSVRLLGTNDVYMPITPMFHVHAWGLPYVATMLGLKQVYPGRYDPEYLVELWRKEKVSFSHCVPTILQMVLNAKAAQNIDFAGWKIVIGGSALNRALYEAAKAKGIQLTAAYGMSETGPLVSCAHLNDELMAGTEDERTTYRIKAGVPGPLVEAAIVDTDGKFLPADGETQGELVLRAPWLTEGYFNEPQKGAELWAGGWLHTGDVATLDSMGVIDIRDRIKDVIKTGGEWISSLDLEDLISRHVAVREVAVVGIADPQWGERPFALLVLREGHEIGAKELKEHLKPFVELGHLSKWAIPSQIALVTEIPKTSVGKLDKKRIRVDITEWQANNSTFLSTL; from the coding sequence ATGTTGCAGACTCGCGTTATCCCCCCAGCCGAAGGCGCTTACCAGTATCCGCTGCTGATCAAACGGCTACTGATGTCCGGTGCGCGTTATGAGAAAACCCGCGAGATCGTCTACCGCGACCAGTTGCGCTACAGCTATCCGACCCTGATCGAACGGGTCGCGCGGCTGGCCAATGTGCTCACAGCCGCCGGGGTCAAGCCCGGGGACACCGTGGCGGTGATGGATTGGGACAGCCATCGCTATCTGGAATGCATGTTCGCCATTCCGATGATCGGCGCGGTCATCCACACCATCAACGTGCGCCTGTCGCCGGAGCAGATTCTCTACACCATGAACCACGCAGTGGACCGCTTTGTGCTGGTCAACAGCGAATTCGTGGGACTGTACAACGCGATTGCCGGGCACCTGACCACGGTCGAGAAAACACTGTTGCTGACCGACCTTCCGGAAAAAAACGCCGAGCTGCCGAACCTGATCGGCGAGTACGAGCAACTGCTGGCGTCCGCGAGCCCGCAGTACGATTTCCAGGACTTCGACGAAAACTCCGTCGCGACCACGTTCTACACCACGGGCACCACCGGTAACCCCAAGGGCGTCTACTTCACCCATCGGCAACTGGTGCTGCACACCATGGGCGTGTCGACCATCATGGGCGCGATCGACAGCGTGCGCCTGCTGGGCACCAACGATGTGTACATGCCGATCACCCCGATGTTCCACGTGCACGCCTGGGGCCTGCCCTATGTGGCGACCATGCTCGGGCTCAAACAGGTTTATCCCGGTCGCTACGACCCGGAATACCTGGTGGAGCTGTGGCGCAAGGAGAAGGTCTCCTTCTCCCACTGCGTGCCGACCATCCTGCAAATGGTCCTCAACGCCAAGGCTGCGCAAAATATCGATTTCGCTGGCTGGAAAATCGTCATCGGCGGCAGTGCACTCAATCGTGCTCTATATGAAGCGGCCAAGGCCAAGGGCATTCAACTGACCGCCGCCTATGGCATGTCGGAAACCGGGCCGCTGGTTTCGTGCGCGCACCTCAACGATGAGCTGATGGCCGGCACCGAAGACGAGCGCACCACCTACCGGATCAAGGCGGGTGTGCCGGGTCCGCTGGTCGAGGCGGCCATCGTCGACACTGACGGCAAATTCCTGCCCGCCGATGGCGAGACCCAGGGTGAACTGGTGCTACGTGCGCCGTGGCTCACCGAAGGCTATTTCAACGAGCCTCAGAAGGGCGCCGAGCTCTGGGCCGGGGGCTGGCTGCACACCGGCGACGTGGCGACCCTGGACAGCATGGGCGTAATCGACATTCGTGACCGGATCAAGGACGTGATCAAGACGGGCGGTGAATGGATCTCCTCCCTCGATCTCGAAGACCTGATCAGTCGTCACGTGGCGGTACGCGAAGTAGCAGTGGTGGGAATCGCCGATCCGCAGTGGGGCGAGCGGCCATTTGCCTTACTGGTCCTTCGTGAAGGCCATGAGATTGGGGCCAAAGAACTCAAGGAGCACCTCAAGCCATTCGTGGAATTGGGGCACCTGAGCAAGTGGGCCATCCCGAGCCAGATCGCCCTTGTTACTGAAATTCCCAAGACCAGTGTCGGCAAACTCGACAAGAAGCGGATCCGCGTCGACATCACCGAATGGCAGGCCAACAACAGCACCTTCCTTTCGACACTTTAA
- a CDS encoding DUF1302 domain-containing protein, with amino-acid sequence MTSVNQFWRRAKLPLAVSLASTLAGPAFGVSFNVGEIEGQFDSSLSIGASWSTESANKNLIGVNNGGRGLSQTSDDGHLNFKSGETFSKIFKGIHDLELKYGDTGVFVRGKYWYDFELKDESRPFKDISDSNRKEGAKSAGGQILDAFVYHNYAIADQPGSVRLGKQVVSWGESTFIGGGINSINPIDVSAFRRPGAEIKEGLIPVNMFYVSQSLTENLSAEAFYQLEWDQTVVDNCGTFFSQPDIVADGCDNNLRVLNKRSTIPAAALPTLTRLGVDVDNEGVLVRRGPDRDARDSGQWGASLKYMFDPLDTEFGAYFMNYHSRAPIFSATGAPASTFAGVAALPAQLRALAPLIVAGNSNYFIEYPEDIRLYGLSFSTTLPTGTAWSGEVSYRPNAPVQLNSTDILFAGVRPLGGALTNASLLSAPPGSDLHGYRRKEITQFQTTLTHFFDQVMGASRLTLVGEVGVTHVGGLESTSDVRYGRDPVYGPGELPATGGQNTCQALNASTIAGAGPGTPTNNLNRNCNDEGFTTATSWGYRGRAIWEYNDVFAGVNLKPNVAWSHDVEGYSPGPGGNFEEGRKAVSLGVDAEYQNTYTASLAYTNFFDGKYTTVDDRDFVALSFGVNF; translated from the coding sequence ATGACTTCAGTAAACCAGTTCTGGCGCCGGGCGAAACTGCCTTTGGCTGTCAGTCTTGCCTCTACGCTCGCCGGGCCAGCATTCGGCGTCAGTTTCAACGTTGGTGAAATCGAAGGTCAGTTCGACTCATCCCTGTCGATCGGTGCCAGTTGGTCTACTGAAAGCGCCAACAAGAACCTCATCGGTGTCAACAACGGCGGCCGTGGCCTGTCCCAGACCTCCGATGACGGTCACCTGAACTTCAAGAGCGGCGAAACCTTTTCGAAGATCTTCAAGGGTATTCATGACCTTGAGTTGAAGTATGGCGACACCGGCGTTTTCGTCCGAGGCAAATACTGGTACGACTTTGAACTCAAGGACGAAAGCCGTCCGTTCAAGGACATCAGCGACAGCAATCGCAAGGAAGGCGCCAAATCCGCCGGCGGCCAGATCCTCGACGCCTTCGTCTACCACAACTACGCCATTGCCGATCAGCCGGGTTCCGTGCGCCTGGGCAAGCAGGTAGTGAGCTGGGGTGAAAGTACCTTCATCGGCGGCGGCATCAACTCGATCAACCCGATCGACGTGTCCGCGTTCCGTCGTCCTGGTGCCGAGATCAAGGAAGGCCTGATCCCGGTCAACATGTTCTACGTCTCCCAGAGCCTCACCGAAAACCTCTCGGCTGAAGCCTTCTACCAGCTCGAATGGGACCAGACCGTCGTCGATAACTGCGGCACCTTTTTCTCCCAGCCGGACATCGTTGCCGATGGTTGCGACAATAACCTGCGCGTCCTAAACAAGCGTTCGACCATTCCAGCCGCGGCATTGCCTACGCTGACCCGACTGGGTGTCGACGTGGACAACGAAGGTGTGCTGGTACGCCGTGGTCCGGATCGCGATGCGCGCGACAGTGGCCAATGGGGCGCTTCCCTCAAGTACATGTTTGACCCGCTGGACACCGAGTTCGGTGCCTACTTCATGAACTACCACAGCCGTGCGCCGATCTTCAGCGCCACCGGTGCGCCAGCGTCGACCTTTGCTGGCGTTGCAGCCTTGCCGGCGCAATTGCGTGCTCTGGCGCCACTGATTGTCGCGGGTAACTCGAACTACTTCATCGAGTATCCGGAAGACATCCGCCTGTATGGCCTGAGCTTCTCCACCACTCTGCCTACCGGTACGGCGTGGAGCGGTGAAGTCAGCTACCGTCCGAACGCACCGGTGCAGCTCAACTCCACCGACATCCTGTTCGCTGGCGTGCGTCCGTTGGGCGGCGCGTTGACCAACGCTTCGTTGCTCTCTGCTCCACCGGGTTCGGACCTGCACGGTTATCGCCGCAAGGAAATCACCCAGTTCCAGACCACCCTGACGCACTTCTTCGATCAGGTCATGGGCGCCAGCCGTCTGACTCTGGTGGGCGAAGTGGGCGTCACCCACGTTGGCGGGCTGGAAAGCACCTCCGACGTTCGTTATGGCCGCGATCCGGTCTATGGTCCGGGCGAACTGCCGGCTACCGGTGGCCAGAATACCTGCCAGGCACTTAACGCCAGCACCATCGCCGGTGCCGGCCCTGGTACTCCGACCAACAACCTTAACCGCAATTGCAACGACGAAGGCTTCACCACCGCCACCTCCTGGGGTTATCGCGGTCGCGCCATCTGGGAATACAACGACGTCTTCGCCGGTGTGAACCTCAAGCCGAACGTGGCCTGGTCCCATGACGTGGAAGGTTACTCGCCTGGTCCTGGCGGCAACTTCGAGGAAGGTCGCAAAGCGGTCAGCCTGGGCGTCGACGCCGAGTACCAGAACACCTACACCGCAAGCCTGGCGTACACCAACTTCTTCGACGGCAAGTACACCACCGTGGATGATCGCGACTTCGTTGCGCTCAGCTTCGGCGTGAACTTCTAA
- a CDS encoding class I SAM-dependent methyltransferase has translation MDPRSEVLLRQAELFQGSVLLAGLPADDLLGRLPAAHGWCWHAGDQAALDARFAERSHFGVNVPEREFDSAVVFLPKSKDLTDYILNAVASRLEGREVYLVGEKKSGIEGAAKQLNPFGKPRKLDSARHCQLWLVTVANAPAAKPLESLAQEYELPLAEGPLKVISLPGVFSHGRLDRGSALLLEHLDKLPSGHLLDFGCGAGVLGAAVKRRYPHNQVTLLDVDAFAAASSRLTLAANGLEADVITGDGIDAAPMGLSAILSNPPFHVGVHTDYFATENLLRKAAKHLKNGGELRLVANSFLKYQPLIEEHLGVCAIKAEGQGFRIYRAKRG, from the coding sequence ATGGATCCGCGCAGTGAAGTACTGCTTCGTCAGGCTGAGTTATTCCAGGGTTCGGTGTTGCTGGCCGGTTTGCCTGCCGACGATTTGCTCGGCCGCCTCCCTGCCGCTCATGGCTGGTGCTGGCATGCCGGCGATCAAGCCGCGCTCGACGCTCGCTTTGCCGAGCGCAGCCATTTCGGCGTGAACGTCCCGGAGCGCGAGTTCGACAGCGCGGTGGTGTTCCTGCCCAAGTCCAAGGACCTGACCGATTACATCCTCAACGCCGTGGCCTCGCGCCTGGAAGGTCGTGAGGTGTATCTGGTCGGCGAGAAAAAAAGCGGTATCGAAGGTGCGGCCAAGCAACTCAACCCGTTCGGCAAGCCACGCAAACTCGACAGCGCACGGCATTGCCAGCTATGGCTGGTCACCGTCGCCAATGCGCCAGCAGCCAAACCGCTGGAAAGCCTGGCCCAGGAATATGAACTGCCGCTGGCCGAAGGCCCGCTCAAAGTCATCAGCCTGCCGGGCGTATTCAGTCACGGTCGACTGGATCGCGGCAGTGCGCTGTTGTTGGAACATCTGGACAAATTGCCGAGCGGCCACTTGTTGGATTTCGGATGTGGCGCGGGTGTGTTGGGGGCAGCGGTGAAACGCCGTTATCCGCACAACCAGGTCACGTTGCTGGACGTGGATGCGTTTGCCGCCGCCAGCAGCAGGCTGACGTTAGCCGCCAATGGTCTGGAAGCGGACGTCATTACCGGTGACGGCATCGACGCCGCACCGATGGGCTTAAGCGCGATTCTAAGCAATCCACCGTTCCACGTCGGCGTCCATACCGATTACTTCGCCACAGAGAATTTGCTGAGAAAAGCGGCCAAACATCTGAAAAACGGTGGCGAACTTCGTCTTGTGGCGAATAGCTTCCTGAAGTATCAACCGCTGATCGAAGAGCACCTCGGCGTGTGTGCGATCAAGGCTGAAGGACAGGGTTTCAGAATCTACCGGGCTAAACGCGGTTAG
- a CDS encoding TMEM165/GDT1 family protein, with product MLDSLLVPTAIVALAEIGDKTQLLALILAARFRKPWPIIAGIVAATLANHAAAGAVGAWVGSFFSDTLLHWILAASFAATALWTLVPDKMDDDEASTARKFGPFLTTLIAFFLAEIGDKTQIATVMLAAQYPELWLVIIGTTLGMLIANVPVVLAGNFAADKLPLTLIRRLAASAFFILAIVAVYKAMQASGWV from the coding sequence ATGCTGGATTCACTACTGGTTCCCACCGCAATCGTTGCCTTGGCCGAAATCGGTGACAAGACGCAATTGCTCGCGCTCATTCTCGCTGCCCGCTTTCGCAAACCCTGGCCGATCATCGCCGGCATCGTCGCCGCGACCCTGGCCAACCATGCGGCAGCCGGCGCGGTAGGCGCGTGGGTGGGCAGTTTCTTTTCGGATACGTTACTGCACTGGATCCTTGCCGCAAGCTTCGCGGCAACTGCGCTGTGGACCCTGGTCCCGGACAAGATGGACGATGACGAAGCCAGCACTGCGCGCAAGTTCGGGCCGTTCCTGACCACGCTGATTGCGTTTTTCCTCGCGGAAATCGGTGACAAGACTCAGATCGCGACTGTGATGCTCGCTGCGCAATACCCTGAGTTGTGGCTGGTAATCATCGGCACCACCCTCGGCATGCTGATTGCCAACGTGCCGGTGGTTCTGGCGGGTAACTTTGCCGCGGACAAACTGCCATTGACGTTGATCCGTCGCCTGGCGGCATCGGCGTTCTTCATCCTGGCCATTGTCGCGGTGTACAAGGCGATGCAGGCAAGCGGCTGGGTCTGA
- a CDS encoding glycosyltransferase gives MNTQVTPPTDDAKTQTPLVSIVAPCYNAEKYLEEAIQSIFGQKYPNFEVIIVDDGSTDNSIALLKQLQKTYDFQLYSQPNQGVSAALNHGLRYAKGEYVSTPDLDDIMLPDSLRIRVDYLNQRPNVGCVGALIIYMDSDGKTTKQQKRDKIRTYNFDQILHKAVVIGAPVALYRMSAMRSAGFYAPHLRVQDFQMTLRIARLGYEIHELPVCVTRYRRHPNNLSRKYKVLLQADLEAIEPYLSHPAYQSARTQLVNKALKYAVVEDKKEAWKLLRSIPWRHMNRTSFKRLKRLMFHR, from the coding sequence ATGAACACTCAAGTGACACCTCCGACAGATGACGCCAAGACGCAAACGCCTCTGGTCTCCATCGTGGCGCCCTGTTACAACGCGGAAAAGTATCTGGAAGAGGCCATTCAAAGCATCTTCGGCCAGAAATATCCGAACTTCGAAGTGATCATTGTGGACGACGGTTCCACCGACAACAGCATCGCATTGCTCAAGCAACTTCAGAAAACCTATGACTTCCAGTTGTACTCACAACCGAATCAGGGTGTGAGTGCGGCGCTTAATCATGGCTTGCGGTACGCCAAGGGTGAATACGTCTCGACGCCCGATCTGGACGACATCATGCTCCCGGATTCCCTGCGTATTCGAGTCGATTACCTGAACCAACGCCCGAACGTCGGCTGCGTCGGGGCGCTGATCATCTACATGGACAGCGACGGCAAAACCACCAAACAGCAAAAGCGCGACAAAATCCGCACGTACAACTTCGATCAGATTCTCCACAAGGCCGTGGTGATCGGCGCTCCTGTAGCGCTCTATCGCATGAGCGCGATGCGCAGTGCCGGGTTTTATGCACCGCACCTGCGGGTGCAGGATTTCCAGATGACTCTGCGGATTGCCCGCCTGGGTTATGAGATCCATGAATTGCCAGTGTGCGTGACCCGTTATCGCCGACATCCGAATAATCTGTCGAGAAAATACAAAGTGTTGCTGCAGGCGGATCTCGAGGCCATCGAGCCGTACCTGAGTCACCCCGCCTACCAGAGCGCACGCACCCAATTGGTGAACAAGGCGCTCAAATATGCGGTGGTCGAGGACAAGAAAGAAGCCTGGAAATTGTTGCGTTCCATCCCCTGGCGACACATGAACCGAACCAGTTTCAAACGTCTGAAGCGACTGATGTTTCATCGCTAG
- a CDS encoding 2-hydroxyacid dehydrogenase — protein MTNSRRAVFLDHPSLDLGDLDLSPLRDCFSELQLYSQTLPDQVIEHLKGATVAISNKILINAAAMAASPELKLILITATGTNNVDLAAARAHGITVCNCQGYGTPSVAQHTIMLLLNLATRLADYQKAVGEGRWQQAKQFCLLDYPIVELEGKTLGLLGHGELGGAVARLAEAFGMRVLLGQIPGRPARPDRLPLDELLPQIDALTLHCPLNEYTRHFIGARELASMKPGAFVVNTARGGLIDEQALADALRNGHLGGAATDVLSVEPPTQGNPLLSNDIPRLIVTPHNAWGSREARQRIVGQVTENALGYFSGKALRVVS, from the coding sequence ATGACGAACTCTCGCCGCGCCGTTTTCCTCGACCACCCCTCACTGGACCTGGGCGACCTTGACCTCAGCCCGTTGCGCGATTGCTTCAGCGAATTGCAGCTGTACTCCCAGACCCTGCCAGACCAGGTGATCGAACACCTCAAGGGCGCCACCGTCGCCATCAGCAACAAAATCCTCATCAATGCCGCCGCCATGGCCGCCAGCCCCGAGCTGAAGCTGATCCTCATCACCGCGACCGGCACCAACAACGTCGACCTCGCGGCCGCCCGTGCCCACGGCATCACCGTCTGCAACTGCCAGGGCTACGGGACGCCATCGGTGGCGCAGCATACGATCATGTTGCTGCTCAACCTGGCCACGCGCCTGGCCGATTATCAAAAAGCCGTGGGTGAAGGTCGCTGGCAACAGGCCAAGCAGTTCTGCCTGCTGGATTACCCGATCGTCGAACTGGAAGGCAAAACCCTGGGTTTGCTTGGTCACGGCGAACTGGGTGGCGCCGTTGCGCGACTGGCCGAAGCCTTCGGCATGCGGGTGCTGCTGGGGCAGATTCCGGGGCGCCCTGCCCGTCCGGATCGCTTGCCGCTGGATGAACTGTTGCCGCAAATCGACGCGCTGACTTTGCACTGCCCGCTCAACGAATACACACGGCATTTCATTGGGGCGCGTGAATTGGCTTCGATGAAACCCGGAGCATTTGTAGTCAACACTGCGCGCGGTGGCCTGATCGATGAACAAGCGCTGGCAGATGCCTTGCGTAACGGCCATCTGGGTGGCGCCGCGACCGATGTGCTGAGCGTCGAACCACCAACCCAAGGCAATCCTCTGCTGAGCAACGACATCCCACGCTTGATCGTCACCCCGCATAACGCCTGGGGCAGTCGCGAAGCCCGGCAGCGAATCGTTGGCCAGGTCACGGAAAACGCCCTCGGTTACTTCAGCGGTAAGGCGCTGCGGGTCGTCAGTTGA
- a CDS encoding DUF1329 domain-containing protein produces MKITKSLFHAGVLGLSLLATSVMAAVPAAEADKLGKSLTPMGAEMAGNADGSIPAWKPLPKNAGTVDSKGFLSNPYASEKPLFTITAQNVDQYKDKLAPGQYAMFKRYPETFKMPVYTSHRGATVPDDVFAAIKRNATNTNLVSGGNGLENFETAVPFPIPKSGVEVIWNHITRYRGGSVTRLVTQATPQPNGSFSLVYFQDQFVFRDKMKDYDPKNPGNILFYFKQKVTAPARLAGGVLLVHETLDQVKEPRSAWVYNAGQRRVRRAPQVSYDGPGTAADGLRTSDNLDMYNGAPDRYDWKLEGKKEMYIASDAYKLDDPNLKYADIIKAGHINQDLARYELRRVWHVVATLKEGQRHIYAKRDFYIDEDTWQAAVIDHYDGRNQLWRVAEAHAENYYDKQVPWYALEALYDLQSGRYLALGMKNEEKSAYDFGFTATTSDFTPAALRQDGVR; encoded by the coding sequence ATGAAAATAACAAAGAGTCTGTTCCACGCCGGTGTCTTGGGGCTTTCGCTGCTGGCGACCAGCGTCATGGCAGCGGTCCCTGCGGCCGAAGCGGACAAACTGGGCAAGAGCCTGACCCCGATGGGTGCCGAAATGGCGGGCAACGCCGACGGTTCGATCCCGGCCTGGAAACCATTGCCGAAGAATGCCGGTACCGTCGACAGCAAAGGCTTCCTGTCCAATCCGTACGCCAGCGAAAAACCGCTGTTCACCATCACGGCGCAGAACGTCGATCAGTACAAGGACAAGCTCGCCCCGGGCCAGTACGCGATGTTCAAGCGCTACCCGGAAACCTTCAAGATGCCGGTTTACACGTCCCATCGCGGCGCTACCGTGCCGGATGACGTGTTCGCCGCCATCAAGCGCAACGCCACCAACACCAACCTGGTGTCGGGCGGCAACGGCCTGGAAAACTTCGAAACCGCCGTGCCGTTTCCGATTCCGAAAAGCGGCGTTGAAGTCATCTGGAACCACATCACCCGCTATCGCGGTGGCAGCGTGACCCGCCTGGTGACCCAGGCCACGCCTCAGCCGAACGGCTCGTTCAGCCTGGTTTACTTCCAGGACCAGTTCGTGTTCCGCGACAAGATGAAGGACTACGACCCGAAAAACCCGGGCAACATCCTGTTCTACTTCAAGCAGAAAGTGACCGCCCCGGCACGTCTGGCCGGTGGTGTGCTGCTGGTGCACGAAACCCTCGATCAGGTGAAGGAACCGCGTTCGGCGTGGGTCTACAACGCCGGTCAGCGTCGCGTGCGTCGTGCGCCGCAAGTGTCTTATGACGGGCCGGGTACTGCAGCTGATGGCCTGCGTACCTCCGATAACCTGGACATGTACAACGGTGCGCCGGATCGCTACGACTGGAAGCTCGAAGGCAAGAAAGAGATGTACATCGCCTCCGACGCCTACAAGCTCGACGATCCAAACCTCAAGTACGCCGACATCATCAAGGCCGGTCACATCAACCAGGACCTGGCTCGTTACGAGCTGCGTCGTGTCTGGCATGTGGTTGCAACCCTGAAGGAAGGTCAGCGTCACATCTACGCCAAGCGTGATTTCTACATCGATGAAGACACCTGGCAAGCAGCGGTAATCGACCATTACGACGGTCGCAACCAGCTGTGGCGCGTCGCTGAAGCTCACGCCGAGAACTACTACGACAAGCAAGTGCCGTGGTACGCCCTCGAAGCCTTGTACGACTTGCAGTCGGGTCGTTACCTGGCGCTGGGCATGAAGAACGAAGAGAAATCGGCGTATGACTTCGGCTTCACTGCCACTACCAGCGACTTCACCCCGGCAGCATTGCGTCAGGATGGCGTTCGCTAA
- a CDS encoding LysE family transporter has translation MYWTEFLTVALIHLLAVASPGPDFAVVVRESVTHGRRAGTWTALGVGTAIFLHVGYSLLGIGLIVSQSIVLFNALKWAAAAYLLYIGFKALRAQPAKPVTDDLHKEAGVRTARGAFTSGFVTNGLNPKATLFFLSLFTVVINPHTPLAVQAGYGVYLAVATAFWFCLVAMLFSQQRVRAGFARMGHWFDRTMGAVLIAIGVKLAFTEMH, from the coding sequence ATGTACTGGACAGAATTCTTGACCGTTGCCCTGATTCACCTTTTGGCCGTGGCCAGCCCCGGCCCGGACTTTGCCGTGGTGGTGCGAGAGAGCGTGACCCACGGTCGTCGTGCCGGCACCTGGACGGCGCTCGGCGTCGGCACGGCGATTTTCCTGCATGTTGGTTATTCGTTGCTGGGCATCGGCCTGATCGTGTCGCAATCGATTGTGCTGTTCAACGCCTTGAAATGGGCGGCGGCTGCTTATCTGCTGTACATCGGCTTCAAGGCATTGCGTGCGCAACCGGCGAAACCGGTGACTGATGATCTGCACAAGGAAGCGGGTGTGCGCACGGCGCGTGGTGCGTTTACTTCAGGCTTCGTGACCAATGGTCTTAACCCGAAAGCCACACTGTTTTTCCTGTCGCTGTTCACCGTGGTAATCAACCCGCACACGCCGTTGGCGGTGCAGGCGGGCTATGGGGTCTATCTCGCGGTCGCGACGGCTTTCTGGTTCTGCCTGGTGGCGATGCTGTTCAGCCAGCAGCGCGTACGCGCCGGTTTCGCGCGAATGGGTCACTGGTTCGACCGCACCATGGGTGCAGTGCTGATCGCTATCGGTGTGAAACTCGCGTTTACCGAGATGCATTGA
- a CDS encoding CatB-related O-acetyltransferase produces the protein MKFLEKLKERKTRKHLKRLEKLHRAPEKIRLRYPRYEIGVGTYGIPEVVEFGDDTILKVGSYTSIAEGVKILLGGGHRTDWVSTYPFPLMIDEARDIPGSSPTKGDVVIGSDCWICADVMILSGVTIGHGAVVAAGAVVTRDVEPYAIVGGNPCRHIRWRFEEDVRRDLLASAWWDWPMEEVKAASRILSSSDMEGFLEYARQRQSSTVAVS, from the coding sequence ATGAAATTTCTCGAAAAACTCAAAGAACGAAAAACCCGAAAACATTTAAAACGCCTGGAGAAACTGCACAGGGCTCCAGAGAAAATCCGTTTGCGCTATCCCCGGTATGAAATAGGCGTGGGCACCTATGGCATCCCGGAAGTCGTAGAGTTTGGCGACGACACGATTCTGAAGGTCGGCTCATACACTTCGATTGCCGAGGGCGTAAAGATTCTGTTGGGCGGCGGTCATCGCACCGATTGGGTCAGCACGTATCCTTTTCCCTTGATGATCGATGAGGCCCGAGACATTCCCGGCAGCAGCCCGACCAAGGGCGATGTCGTGATCGGCAGTGATTGCTGGATCTGCGCCGACGTCATGATCCTCTCTGGCGTGACCATCGGTCATGGTGCGGTGGTGGCGGCGGGTGCCGTCGTGACACGCGATGTCGAGCCCTACGCGATTGTCGGCGGCAACCCTTGTCGGCACATTCGCTGGCGGTTTGAGGAGGACGTGCGCCGTGACTTGCTGGCATCCGCCTGGTGGGACTGGCCCATGGAAGAGGTCAAGGCCGCGTCGCGGATTCTAAGCAGCAGCGACATGGAAGGTTTTCTGGAATACGCCCGCCAACGCCAGTCGTCGACTGTTGCCGTCAGCTAA